The segment CCGGGCGTTTCTGGCCCAAAAGACGGTCAATCTCGCCATTGATGGCGTGCCGATGGGCTTGCGCCTCTTCCAGATCGGGAAAATTGCCCGGAAACCGGAAGTGCAACCAGCAATAAAGATCCACAATGCGAATGGTCGTCTCCAGAATGACCAGTCGCTGAAAACGGTTCATGTGGGTGGGAAGAATTTCGTCCAGATGCAGGGAACGGTGGTGCGCCACGGTGGCCACCATGATCGTGAAAGCGGCCATGGCCTCGTGGGACCGGACCGGCACCGGGGCCGATGAAAAGATGAAGCGGGTCGGCAGATCCAGATTGCCATGGCCATCGGCAATGCGGGCCAGAATGGTCTGGTCTTCCAGGTCGGCAAGCTGATAGGTGCGCGGATCGGGCTTGACCGACTTCAGGAACAGGGCCAGCAGCCGCGCCAGTTTGGGATTTTTTTCGTCGCGCAGGGTGGCCATGGCCAAAACATGGTCGAGGTTCGGGGCCAGATGCGCCCGCCGCACGGGCAGCGGTTTGGCATGGTAGGCCGTGCGGATATGCTCCATGGAAATGCGAAAAGTGCCCACGAAACCAATCTCGTTCTGCCCGAAACGACCGGCCCGCCCGGCAATCTGCCGCACCTCCAGCGGGGTCAAGGGATGTTCCTGGCGGTCGATGAATTTGCGGTCCTCACAAAAAAGCAGGGTCCTGATGGGCAGATTCAGGCCCATGCCAATGGCATCGGTGGCGGCCAGAAACGGGGCCTCGCCACTGGCAAACAGACGGGCCTGATTGCGGCGGATTTCCGGGGGCAGGGCACCATAGATGACCGCCACCCGCTGCCCGGTCCGCTCTTCGAGTTCCCGCTTCAACCCCAATACGGCCGTCCGGGAAAAGGCCACCATGGCCGTACCAGGCTTGAGCGCGTCATGATCGCGGACCGGATGCGACAACAGGCGCAACGGTGCCAGACGTTCAAGATGAACCACCTCCGGTATTTCACCGGTCAGTTTCAACAGTTTCTCCAAAACCGGCAGGGATTCCGGTGCCCCCACGACGCAGACCTCCCCGGCCTGGACACCGAGAACGGCCTGGGTCCAGGCCCAGCCCCGATCCGCATCCCCGAGCATTTGCGCCTCGTCTATGACGCACAGGGCGTACTGCTCGTGCAGGGAGAGCATTTCAATGGTACTGGCCGTGTGTTTGGCTCCGGGTACCGGCAGGCGTTCTTCGCCGGTGATCAGGTTGCAGGGAATGCCCCATTCGTTGAGGGTTTGCGCCACCTCCTGGGCCAGCAGACGCAAAGGTGCCAGGTAGATACCGTTCTCAGCCGCCGCCAGCAATTGCAAGGCCTGATAGGTCTTGCCCGAATTGGTCGGCCCCAGAAAAAAAGTGAATTTCCGCTCCCGTCGCCGGGCCGGAAAGAGCAGATGAAATTCCCGAATCCGGGTGGCGGCCTCCACCTCCCGTTCAAAACGGGTCTCTTCGTAGGTTTTGTAAAACTGGGCGTAATATTTCCAATAGGGCAGAAGATGGAACGGTTCGGCAGCCTGGCGCTCCCGTTCTGTCAGACGTCGGTCGATCAGGGTGGCAAGTTCGCCATCTTCGGGATTTTCCGCCGCAATGATCGCCTGAAACCGTCGTTGCCGGAACAACTCCATGGCCCGATCAAAGGAAGTAAAATCGGGCTGGGGAACCTCGATCCCCAACAATCTGGCCGTCTCGCTCAGGGAACGACCCCGTTCCTGGAGTTCTGCCAGACGGGTCAGGATTCCCCGTAACGCCTCTTCGGCTTCCGGGGGTTGGGCCTGGGGGAGATCCTGGTTTTCCCAGGTCGAAAGGGCCTGCAACAGGAGTTGCAACTGACGCCCCAGATCGACACAATGGGCTTGAATCCGTTCCTTCTGGGTCAGGAGATACTCCTGTTCGGTCAGGGTCTGGCTCAGGGCGAACAGGCGTTGAATGCCTTCCTCCTGCACGCTTTCCCGCGCCGGAATTTCCTGATCCCGGACCCGTCGCCCCTGTTTTTTCCAGGATTTGCGGGTCCGGAGGGGTTCCACATCCCGGGCATGCCAGCACACGGTTCCATCCGGGCGCGGCACGGGTTCCGCCCCGGGCCGGAGGCGCTGAAACGCTCCCAGATCGGCCTCGACCACAAAATCTTTCTGCGTTTGCCCCTGCCCTGTATCAACCGCTTCCGCACCAGGCACCAACCGCCTTAAAACAGCAAACGGGTTTGGGGCCGGGTCCCGGGATCCAGCAACCGGGGTCTCCGGTCCGATCATGACCGGCATCTCCGGTTGCCTCGTGACCTGCGTTTCCGGTTTCGGCGTGACCGGGGTCTCGGATTCCTGCGAGACCGGGGTCTCAGGTTCCGGCGTGACTGGTGTCTCTGGTTTCATCGTGGCCGACGTTTCTGGTTCCATCGTGGCTGCTGTCTCTGGGTACATCAAAATCGGAGCTTCCGGGTTGACGGGGAAGATTGTTTTCGGGTCAATCGTCATCTGCGGAATAACAATCCAGTAAATGGCATCAGATCATAAGAGCGGTCCGGTACACCCTAGCACTGTGTATTCTCAAATGTGAGCAGTCATTATGGCACCAGGTCGGCCATTGTCACCTGGAAACAGGGTGCCGGAACATGGACCTTACAATAGCCGCGTTGACCGTATGGCAGCGAGACGGACGTTTTCACGTGAAACATGTGCCGTAAGGACATTTCTTGCCATTTGCACGACGCTCCAGGCGATCATACCTTGACCCGGAGAGAGTCGGGAAACGAAAATCCCCCCTGACCTGTTTGCAGGCTACCATAAGTGCGGTTGCAACACACTTGTTCAGGCACCATCGGAGAGTGACACCATCATGCGTATCGGCATCGACCTGGGCGGAACCAAAATCGAAATCATTGTCCTGGACCGGCAGGGAGCAACCCTCGCCCGCCGCCGGGTACCCACACCCCAAGGGGATTATGAAGGAACCGTGCGGGCCATGGTGGAACTGGTCCGGGGTGTCGAATCCGAACTGGGCGTCAAAGAGGGAGAAGGTCCGCCCGTCGGGGTGGGATCGCCCGGGGCCATCTCCCCCGGGGCCGGTTTCATGAAATGTTCCAATTCGGTCGCCCTGATCGGCAAACCCCTGGAAAAAGATTTGCGTCAAGGTTTGGGACGGCCTGTCCGCCTGGCCAACGATGCGGATTGTTTTGCCCTCTCCGAGGCCGTCGATGGTTCCGGAGCCGGCTATCGCTCCGTCTTTGGGGTGATCCTGGGCACCGGGGCCGGCAGCGGTCTCGTGGTGGCCGGGCGACCCGTGCAAGGCCCCAACGGCGTGGCCGGCGAGTGGGGCCATACCTGCCTTCCCTGGATGCGGGAAGGGGAATGGCCCGGTCCGGATTGTTATTGCGGAAAAAAAGGGTGTGTCGAAACCTTTGTCTCCGGTACCGGCATGGCCCGACTCTGGAACATGCGCACCGGGGAACAACTCACATCCCGCGACATTGCCGCCCGGGCCGAGCAAGGCAACCTGGACGCCAAAATCCACCTGGAACTCTACGAGGATCGTCTGGCCCGTGCCCTGGCCATGGTGATCAACATTTTCGATCCCTATTGCATCGTCCTGGGCGGCGGAGTTTCCAATCTCGAACGCCTCTACCAGAATGTACCTGGTCTGCTCGCCAAATATGTCTACGCCGGAGAGTCGATCACGCCCATCGTCAAGGCCAAACATGGCGATTCAAGCGGCGTGCGGGGTGCCGCCTGGCTCTGGCCCCTGGAAGGAGACCCGGCTCACTGGCGCAATGAATAGGGGGTTTTCATGTGACGGCACGGGTATTCCGGCCTTTTCCGCGAGTGAAAGGTTTTCTTCATGAAAATCATCGTCCTGGGTAGTGGTACAGGCATCCCCGCCGTGGAACGGAATGCCCCTGGATACTTTCTGCAAACAAAATCCGGGCTGGCCTGCCTCGTGGATTGTGGCAGTGGCGTGTTGCGGCAACTGGTGCGGGTCGGCATGGCCCCCGGCGACCTGGATGTCGTCTGCATCACCCATACCCACCCCGATCATGTGACCGATCTGACGGCCCTGATCCACGCCCTGCGCCTGCCGGGATTGAACCGGTGCAAACCGCTGTTGCTCTTTGGTCCACCTGGATTCCGGGATTTTTTTCAACACATCGTCCTGCCAGTCTCTGGAGCGCCCAAGGGTTTTACTCTGGAGATCCAGGAAGCCACACCCCGGCACACCGTGGCAGACCTGACCATCCAGACCGCACCAACCCGCCACGCCGATCGGCTCGCCAGTTGCGCCTATCGTCTGACAGCGGATGGCAAATCGGTCGTTTTTTCCGGGGATTGCGATCAAGACCCCGCCTTGGTCATCCTGGCCCGCAACGCCGATCTGCTCGTATTGGATTGTTCCACTTTGGCCGCCGGCAAATTCAAGGGGCACCTCTCGGCCATGGAGTGCGGCCAGGTGGCTGCCGAGGCCGCTGTGCGGGAGCTGCTGTTGACCCATTTTTACCCCATTTCCGGGCCTGAAGAACAACGCCTGGATGAAGCCCGAAAGGGCTATTCCGGTCCGGTGCGTCTGGCCGAGGATTTTCTGGAAATATCCCTCTCTTGAGCAATCGCGGTAAAAAAATCCTGGCAGGCTATTGACAGGCTGGTGTGGCGTTCCCATATTCCAGGTCACTTGATCCGGCAACGACTGAATTGGACCGGATATCCCAAAGACATTCTGGTCCACTCTTCTTCATACCCAGATTTGGAGGTAACTCATGAAAGTCAAGTTTCAGCCCTTGAATGACCGTGTCCTGGTCAAACGCAGCGGAGAAGAGGAAAAAACCCCCTCCGGCATCATCATTCCCGATTCGGCCAAGGAAAAACCCCTGCAAGGGGAGGTCATCGCCGCCGGCAAGGGAGTCCTGCTCGACAATGGCAAACTTCGCGCCCTGGAAGTCAAGGCGGGTGATCGGATACTGTTCGGCAAATATTCCGGAACCGAAGTGAAGATCGATGGCGAGGAACTCCTGATTTTGCGGGAAAGCGATATCCTCGGTATTCTGGAAAAATGAGAGCTGTCCGCAGCCCGTGACACGCGCTTCGATTATGCTGACATGAGAAAGGAGTGATAGAGAAAATGGCCGCAAAAGAGATCATGTTCGGTGAAGTTGCCCGCAGTCGGATGTTGAACGGGGTCAATACCCTGGCCAATGCCGTCAAGGTGACTTTGGGTCCCAAGGGACGGAATGTCGTCCTGGACAAATCCTGGGGCTCGCCCCGGGTGACCAAGGACGGTGTCTCCGTCGCCAAGGAGATCGAACTGGAAGGCAAGTTCGAAAACATGGGTGCCCAGATGGTCAAGGAAGTGGCCTCCAAAACTTCCGATCAGGCCGGTGATGGCACCACCACGGCCACCGTGCTGGCCCAGGCCATCATTCGCGAAGGTTTGAAAGCCGTGGCCGCCGGCATGAACCCCATGGATCTGCGCCGGGGTATCGATGCCGCCGTGGTCAAGATTGTGGATTCCCTGAAAGGTCTCTCCCGGAAAGTGACCAATTCCGCCGAAATCGCCCAGGTTGGCTCCATCTCCGCCAACAACGACACCGTCATCGGCAAAATGATCGCCGATGCCATGGACAAGGTTGGCAAGGAAGGGGTGATCACCGTCGAAGAGGCCAAGGGTCTCGAAACGACCCTGGATGTTGTGGAGGGGATGCAGTTCGACCGCGGTTACCTCTCCCCCTACTTCGTCACCAACTCGGAAAAGATGCAGGCCGTCCTGGAAGATCCCTATATCCTGCTGGTGGAAAAAAAGATTTCCAGCCTGCAACAAATCCTGCCGGTCCTGGAAAGCGTCGTGCAATCCTCCCGTCCCCTGTTGATCATCGCCGAGGATGTGGAAGGGGAGGCTCTCGCAACCCTGGTCGTCAACAAACTGCGCGGCGGCCTGAAAGTGTGCGCCGTCAAGGCACCCGGT is part of the Magnetococcales bacterium genome and harbors:
- a CDS encoding MBL fold metallo-hydrolase, which gives rise to MKIIVLGSGTGIPAVERNAPGYFLQTKSGLACLVDCGSGVLRQLVRVGMAPGDLDVVCITHTHPDHVTDLTALIHALRLPGLNRCKPLLLFGPPGFRDFFQHIVLPVSGAPKGFTLEIQEATPRHTVADLTIQTAPTRHADRLASCAYRLTADGKSVVFSGDCDQDPALVILARNADLLVLDCSTLAAGKFKGHLSAMECGQVAAEAAVRELLLTHFYPISGPEEQRLDEARKGYSGPVRLAEDFLEISLS
- the groL gene encoding chaperonin GroEL (60 kDa chaperone family; promotes refolding of misfolded polypeptides especially under stressful conditions; forms two stacked rings of heptamers to form a barrel-shaped 14mer; ends can be capped by GroES; misfolded proteins enter the barrel where they are refolded when GroES binds), whose product is MAAKEIMFGEVARSRMLNGVNTLANAVKVTLGPKGRNVVLDKSWGSPRVTKDGVSVAKEIELEGKFENMGAQMVKEVASKTSDQAGDGTTTATVLAQAIIREGLKAVAAGMNPMDLRRGIDAAVVKIVDSLKGLSRKVTNSAEIAQVGSISANNDTVIGKMIADAMDKVGKEGVITVEEAKGLETTLDVVEGMQFDRGYLSPYFVTNSEKMQAVLEDPYILLVEKKISSLQQILPVLESVVQSSRPLLIIAEDVEGEALATLVVNKLRGGLKVCAVKAPGFGDRRKAMLEDIAILTGGTVASEDLGVKLENVTLDMLGRAKRITVDKENTTIVDGTGAAQDIKGRIAQIRAQIEETTSDYDREKLQERLAKLAGGVAVIKIGGATETEVKERKDLVDDALHATRAAVEEGIVPGGGVALLRTRNALDNLAGNNEDQKAGIRIVRRAIEEPLRIIVENAGHEGSVVVAKVLENSNANFGFDAAAEEYTDLVSRGVIDPTKVVRCALQAAASAAGLMITTEATVSELPKKDAHTPAMPGGGDMDM
- a CDS encoding ROK family protein: MRIGIDLGGTKIEIIVLDRQGATLARRRVPTPQGDYEGTVRAMVELVRGVESELGVKEGEGPPVGVGSPGAISPGAGFMKCSNSVALIGKPLEKDLRQGLGRPVRLANDADCFALSEAVDGSGAGYRSVFGVILGTGAGSGLVVAGRPVQGPNGVAGEWGHTCLPWMREGEWPGPDCYCGKKGCVETFVSGTGMARLWNMRTGEQLTSRDIAARAEQGNLDAKIHLELYEDRLARALAMVINIFDPYCIVLGGGVSNLERLYQNVPGLLAKYVYAGESITPIVKAKHGDSSGVRGAAWLWPLEGDPAHWRNE
- the groES gene encoding co-chaperone GroES; the protein is MKVKFQPLNDRVLVKRSGEEEKTPSGIIIPDSAKEKPLQGEVIAAGKGVLLDNGKLRALEVKAGDRILFGKYSGTEVKIDGEELLILRESDILGILEK